The Fuscovulum sp. sequence TTTGCGGTGCCGCGCAGCGGGGTTGATCGGACCATCGCCTTTTCAGAAGCCGACATTCCCGCCGATCCCGAGGGCTGGATCACCGCAAGGGAACAGCAATTTACCGACATCCGCCCCGGCGACGGCAAGCGCATCATCTGGGCTGGGGCGAAGGGGGAAAAGACCCCGCTGGCCATCGTCTATGTTCATGGATTTTCCGCAGGTCCCGCCGAAATCCGCCCCGTCCCGGATGAGGTGGCGCGGAACCTGGGCGCGAACCTGTTCTTCACGCGGTTGGCGGGGCATGGGCGCGACGGCAAGGCCATGGCCACGGCCAGTGCTGAGGATTGGCTGTTCGATGTGGCCGAGGCGATGGCGATTGGCCGCCGTTTGGGGGATCGGGTGGTCGTGATCGGCACCTCGACCGGGGGCACGTTGGCCGCGCTGGCGGCGACTGATCCGGCGCTGAATGGGGGGCTGGCGGGAACGGTGCTGATCTCGCCGAACTTCGGCGTGCAGGCGCCGGCGCAATGGGTGCTGGATGCGCCGTTCATCGAAAGCTGGGGCGATAGCGTGGCCGGGGAAACGCGCCGCTTTACCCCGCTGAACGTCGAACAAGGGCGGCACTGGACGACGGAATATCCGACAGCGTCGCTTTACCCGATGGCGCGGCTGGTCCGCGCCGGCCGCGCTGTCGATTACGGGCAGGCTACGACGCCTGCACTGTTCCTCTATGCCCCGGCGGATCAGGTGATTGATCCCGACTATATCCCCCCTGTGATCGACGCCTGGGGTGGGCCGACACAGGTGGAACTGCGCGAGATGCAGGGTGATGATGACCCGCTGTCGCACGTGATTGCGGGCGATATCATGAGCCCCGGCCAGACCGAAGCCGTAATCGCCATCATCACCGATTGGGCGCGGAGGCTGTGACCGAACCGATCCTCTTTCTGCCCGGTCTGCTGTGCGATGCGCGGGTCTTCCTGCCGCAGATCGTGCATCTGGGGGCAAGGCATCCGCTGCATATTGCCGTGCCTGCGCGGGGCGAAACGGTTGAGCAGATGTCAGAGGCGATCCTTGCCACTGCGCCGCCAAAGTTCATTCTGATCGGGCACGGGCTGGGCGGTGACATCGCGCTGGATATCCTGCGGCGCGATCTGGGCCGGGATCAGGGCCGCGCCAGCCGCGCGGTGCTGATCAGCACCGATCCGCTGGCCGAACCCCCGGCGACTGCGGCAGCGCGCGAAGCGCGGATCGTTGCGGCCAAGGCCGGACGGTTGAAAGAGGTGGTGGCACAGGAATATCCCGAAACTGCCTTCGCCCCCAGCGATTGGCGGGATGAGATCATGGCGCTGCTGCGCGACATGGCGCTGACGTTGGGCGAGGGGGTGTTTCTGCGCCAGAGCCGCGCCCTGCAACGCCGCCCGGACCAGCAAAAGACGCTGCGCCGCGCGAACCTGCCTTTGCTGATCATCGCGGGGGCTGAGGATCGGCTTGTCCCGGTGCGTCGTCAGGATTTCGCTGCGCAGCTTGCGCCTTATGGCAAGCTGACGGTGATCGAAGGCGCGGGACATTTGCCGATGCTGGAACAGCCCGAAACCGTCACGGCGGCCATCGAGGCATTCCTCAATGGCCCCATGATGCTGCGCTCTATTGCGAAGAAGCCAGGCTGACCTTCGGTTTGCGCACTTTTGGCGGTTCTGCGTTCGCGTCGATGAAGTTCAGAACCAGCGGGCGGATGTTCAAACGCCAGCTCTTGCCTGCGAAGATGCCGTAGTGGCCAGCGCCGGGTTCCAGATGGCTGGCCTTTTTCGAATCGGGCAAACCCGTCAGCAGATCCAGCGCCGCCACGCATTGCCCCGGCGCGCTGATATCATCATTCGCGCCTTCGACGGTTTTCACCGCCACCTGCGTGATTGCGCCGATATCCACCTTCTTGCCGTTCACGGTGAATTCGTTGCGCGCAATTTCGCGGTTCTTGAAGATACGCTCGACGGTCGACAGGTAGAATTCCGCTGTCATATCCATCACGGCGAGGTATTCGTCATAGAAGCGGTTATGGGCATCGTGATCCGACGACTCCCCCCGCGCCGCGCGCATGATCTGTTCTGCGAAGGCCTTGGAATGGCGTTCGGCGTTCATCGAGATGAAGCTTTGCAGCTGCAGAAGGCCCGGATAAACCAGCCGCCCGGCACCCTTGTATTTGAACCCCACGCGCTGGATCGCGGTCTGTTCCAGCTGCCCCATCGTCACGCGGCGGCCGAAATCGGTGACCTCGGTCGCGGCGGCATCTGGGTCGATCGGCCCGCCGATCAGCGTCAGGCTGCGGGGCTGTGCCGTCGGGTCTTCGGCGGCCAGATAGGCCGTGGCAGCCAGCGTCAGCGGCGCAGGCTGGCAAACGGCGATCACGTTCACCTCGGGCCCCAAGGCCCGCATGAAATCAACAAGATAGAGGGTGTAATCCTCGACGTCGAACTTGCCCGCAGAGACCGGAATGTCGCGCGCATTGTGCCAGTCGGTGACATAGACATCGGCATCGGGCAGCAGGGACGCGACGGTGGACCGCAACAGGGTTGCGTAATGGCCCGACATGGGCGCAACCAGCATGATCTTGCGGGCCATCGGTGCGCGGCGGCGGACAAAGAACTGCACCAGATTGCCGAAGGGTTTTTCCACCACGGTCTTCACATCGACCAGATGGTCGGTGCCATCGGGGCCCACGATCGACCGGATACCCCAGTCGGGCTTGGCCACCATCCGGCGGAATGTCCGTTCCGTCACCTCGCCCCAGGCGGCCATCAGCGGCAGCACGGGGTTCATCGACATGGCAAAGGCGGGGTAGGACGCCATGGCACGCGCGGTGGCACCCAGCCACTCATTCGTGTTCCGGGTCGTCTCCATAAGGTCATACGTGTACATGTACCGCAAGGCGAGTCTCCTGGTCCGGAAGGGGTGGTCGAACATATTCGCAGCTTCCCCCCCCGGACAGGCGGCGGTATGCTGCGTAGCGGCGAGGATAGGGGGGAATTTTTCGCATGACAACGGAAGAGAACGACGCAGGCGAGCGACTCGTCAGATTGAACGAGAATCTTGCCAAGGTCGAAGAGTTGTCAGCCCGGCTCGTTTCCGCGATGGCCAAGCGCAAGCAGGTCGATACGGCGCTGAACGGCCCCTCGAACGACGTCTACATGAAGGCCGCCGCTGCCTATATGGCGGAAATGATGCAAAACCCCGCCAAGATCCTTGAGCATCAGATCAGCTACTGGGGCAAAAGCCTGAAGCATTATGTCGAGGCGCAGCAGGTGCTGGCCAAGGGCGAGCTGAAGGCACCGCCGGACCCGACCCCCGCAGACCGCCGCTTTTCCAACCCGCTGTGGCAGAGCCATCCGTTCTTCAACTATCTCAAGCAGCAATACCTGATGAATGCCGCCGCGATCACCGAGGCGGTGGGTGACATGGAAACGCTGGATCCTGCTGATCGGCGCCGGGTGGAATATTTCACGCGCCAGATCGTCGACATGTTCGCGCCGACCAACTTTCTGGGTACGAACCCGGATGCGCTGGAAAAGGCCGTGGAAACCGATGGCGAAAGCCTGGTGAAGGGGCTGGAAAATCTGGTCCACGATATCGAGAACAATTCCGGCGATTTGGTGGTGACACTGGCCGACCCTGAAGCGTTTCAGGTGGGTCAGAACATCGCCACCACCCCCGGCGCGGTGGTCTATCGCAACCGAATGTTCGAGCTGATCCAGTACACGCCCACCACGGAAAAGGTCTATCAGACCCCGCTGTTGTTCTTTCCGCCCTGGATCAACAAATTCTATATCCTCGACATGAAGCCCGCCAGCAGCCTGATAAAATGGATGGTGGAACAAGGCTTTACCGTCTTCGTCGTGTCTTGGGTAAATCCAGATGCCAGCTATGCCGATGTTGGTTTGGATGATTACATCCGCGACGGATACCTGCGCGCCATGGCCGAGGTGCGCCGCATTACCGGCGAGGCGCAGATCAACTGCGTCGGCTATTGCATCGCGGGGACCACGCTGTCGCTGACGCTGGGCCATCTGGAAAAGGCGGGCGATACTTCGGTGAAATCGGCCACGCTGTTCACCACCCTGACCGATTTCTCTGATCCCGGCGAAGTGGGGGTCTTCCTGAACGATGATTTCGTCGACGGTATCGAGCGCCAGTCAGCACAGGACGGCATCCTGTCGCGGTTTTTCATGTCGCGAACCTTCAGCTTTCTGCGGTCGAATGACTTGATCTATCAGCCGGCCATCAAAAGCTACATGATGGGCGAGGCGCCGCCCGCCTTTGACCTGCTTTACTGGAACGGCGATGGCACCAACCTGCCTGCCAAAATGGCGGTGGAGTACCTGCGCGGGCTGTGCCAGAGCGACCGATTTGCCACCATCGGCTTTCCCGTATTCGGCCGCCCGATCCATCTGTCGGATGTCAAGCTGCCGCTCTGCGCCATCGCCTGTGAGACCGACCACATTGCCCATTGGCGCGGCAGCTTTAATGGCGTGAAGCAGATGGGATCGAAGGACAAGACCTTTATCCTTGCCGAAAGCGGCCATATCGCGGGGATCATCAACCCGCCGTCCAAGGGCAAGTATGGCCATTACACCAGTGATGCCCCGCTTGCAGGCGCACCGGAGGACTGGAAGGCTACGGCAACCTATACCAAGGGCAGCTGGTGGCCGCGCTGGGCAGAGTGGCTGGCAAAGCAATCGGGCAAAAAGATCAAGGCGCGCGCTCCGGGCGATTCGGGGGCCGAAATCCTTGCTCCGGCACCGGGCACCTACGTAACCTCTGTACCAAGCGGTTGATCTGCCGCGCAATTTCCGGTTGCACGACATATTCCGCCCGCGCAATGCTGCACTGCAGAAAAAGACTTGAATTGCTGCGGTGCAGCATGTATATCTAGCGTCATCAGGAAGCGGGTTGCGACCCGGAACGCTAGGAGCGATGAAATGACCAAGACCCCCGACCTCACCAAAGTCATGCAGGACATGATGGCTTCGTTCCCGGTCGACTCGTCGGCGATGCAGAACGCATTCAAGACCCAGGCCGCCATGGCCGAGAAACTGTCGAAAGTGGCTCTGGAAGCCGCCGAAAAATCGACCGAGATCACCGCAAAGTGGACCAAGGACACCTTGGCCAAGCTGAGCGACGTGTCCAAGGCCAAGACCGAGCCGACCGACTACACCAAATCGGTGACGGACTTCGCTTCGGCCGCTGCGGAAATGGCTGCTGAAAACATGGCCGCCTTTGCCGAAGTGGCGAAGAAGGTTCAGATGGAGACCGTCGAACTGATGCTGGCCGCTGGCAAAGACATCTCGGAAGACGCGACCGCCGCCGTGAAGAAAGCCACGTCGGAAGTGACCACTGCCGCGAAGAAAGCCGCTGCAGCAGCGAAGTAATCCGCAAGGATTGTGCGCCGTTCGTACTCCTCCCTGTCGGACCGGCGCCATTGGGCGGGCCTTGCGCCCGCCCTTTCTTTTTGAATTTCCCCTAACGGGCGGGCCTTGCGCCCGCCCTTTCTTTTTGAATTTCCATGTCCTAAGCTTCTCTGCACTGCAGCCACTGCGGCTGCAAAACGTAAGGGGAGGTGGCCCATGGCCGATACCGACAAGCCGCTGTTGATCAAGCGCTATGCCAGCCGCCGTCTCTACAACACCGAGACGTCCGATTACGTGACGCTGGAGGACATCGCCGGTTTCATCCGGGCCGGGCGCGAGGTGCAGATCGTCGATCTGAAATCCGGCGATGATCTGACCCGCCAGTATCTGCTTCAGATTGTGGCCGAACATGAATCCAAGGGCGAAAATGTGCTGCCCATCGGGGTGCTGACCGATCTTGTCCGGTCCTACACAACCGAGATTCAATCCGTGGTGCCTCAGTTCCTCGCCGCCTCGTTCGAGATGCTGCGTGATGGGCAATCCAAGATGATGGAAAATATCTCGTCCATCCCCAACCCCATGGCCGCGATGCCGGGGTTCGAGGCGATGCGCAAGCAGCAAGAGGTATTCATGCAGGCGTTCATGGGTGGCCTGCCCGGCTGGACCGGCGCGCCGCATGGCAAGGAAGAACCGGCAGCAGAGGCTGGTTCCAAGGATGAAGAACTGGCCCAAATCAAACGCCAGCTGGCCGAGCTTCAAAAGAAGCTGTCGAAACTCTGACCGGGAAAGGGGGCGCGACCCATGTCCGAAGGCCAGGGTCGCGTCACGCTCTGGGGGATCGAGGTCTTTCTCGCCACCGCCGAGGAAGGCGCTATCTCGGCTGCGGCGCGTCGGCTGGGCGTAAGCCCGTCAGCGGTAAGCCAACAGCTTTCCTCGCTTGAAGCCGCGCTTGGCACCACGCTACTGGACCGCAGCGCCCGCCCCATGACCATGACTCCGGCCGGAACCATGTTCCGCCGCCACGCGCAGGTGATCCTGAATGCCGAGGCTGAGGCGCGGGCGGAACTGGCCCAATCCGATCTTTCAGCGCTGACGACACTGCGACTGGGAATGATCGAGGATCTGGATGCCGAGGTCACCCCGCGATTGCTGGCCGAACTGGCGGGTGAGTTGAAGGGGTGCCGCTTCCTGCTGGAAACCGGGGCGAGCCATCATTTGCTGGAGCGCCTATCCACCCGCGCGCTGGATATCGTCGTGGCCGCCGATGCGACGCTGGACATGTCCGAAGGCTGGCGCGAGGTGCATCCCCTGCTGGCGGAACCGTTTCTGGCCATCGCGCCGAAAGGGGTGGGGGATTTCGCTGATCTTCCGCTGATCCACTACACCAGCCGCCATCTGATGGGGCGCCAGATCGCCGCCCATTTGGCCCGCCAGAACATCCGTATCGGGACCAAGTTTGAACTGGACAGCTATACCCCCATTCTTGCGATGGTGGCTGCAGGTGCGGGTTGGACGATCCTGACGCCGCTTGCGCTGCATCAGGCAGCCCGCTTCCGTGGCGCGGTGGACCTGCGCCCGTTGCCGTTTGAACCGCTGGGACGGACCCTGTCCTTGCACGCCCGCGCGGGTGTTCTGCGCGATATGCCGGGTGAAGTGGCCGCCCGTTTGCGCCGACTTTTGCAGGCGCAGGTGGTTGATCCCGCACAGGCGACCTGGCCCTGGCTTGGCTCTGCGCTCAAGGTTCTGTAAGGCTGCAATTTTTTCCATGGAAAAGATTGCCTTAGCGAAAATCCTTTGAAAAAGGATCTTCCGATCTTTCGCAGAAAGATCGCATCAAAGAATTTTCGCTGAAAATTCTTTGTCTCAGCCCTTTACGTCGTGGGCAGCCTCCAGAATGGCGGTTGCGATGTAATCCAGCTCTGCCTCGGTCAGCCGGGCCGGCAGGCGTACGTCGCAGGCGCGCATCAGCATTGCACGTGTCTGCGGCAACTCGGGCAGATCGGTCAGGAATTGCCAGTTCCAGAAGGCACGGGCGTTCCCTTCGGACAGGCCGAAAATCTGCACCGAAACCCCGCGCCGCTTGGCGGCTTTTTGGAAGGCGCGCGCCTCATCATCCGTCCAGTCG is a genomic window containing:
- a CDS encoding alpha/beta fold hydrolase; the encoded protein is MQAFGKWLGRGLLALLVGMAVLWFAVPRSGVDRTIAFSEADIPADPEGWITAREQQFTDIRPGDGKRIIWAGAKGEKTPLAIVYVHGFSAGPAEIRPVPDEVARNLGANLFFTRLAGHGRDGKAMATASAEDWLFDVAEAMAIGRRLGDRVVVIGTSTGGTLAALAATDPALNGGLAGTVLISPNFGVQAPAQWVLDAPFIESWGDSVAGETRRFTPLNVEQGRHWTTEYPTASLYPMARLVRAGRAVDYGQATTPALFLYAPADQVIDPDYIPPVIDAWGGPTQVELREMQGDDDPLSHVIAGDIMSPGQTEAVIAIITDWARRL
- a CDS encoding alpha/beta hydrolase codes for the protein MTEPILFLPGLLCDARVFLPQIVHLGARHPLHIAVPARGETVEQMSEAILATAPPKFILIGHGLGGDIALDILRRDLGRDQGRASRAVLISTDPLAEPPATAAAREARIVAAKAGRLKEVVAQEYPETAFAPSDWRDEIMALLRDMALTLGEGVFLRQSRALQRRPDQQKTLRRANLPLLIIAGAEDRLVPVRRQDFAAQLAPYGKLTVIEGAGHLPMLEQPETVTAAIEAFLNGPMMLRSIAKKPG
- the phaZ gene encoding polyhydroxyalkanoate depolymerase; this encodes MRYMYTYDLMETTRNTNEWLGATARAMASYPAFAMSMNPVLPLMAAWGEVTERTFRRMVAKPDWGIRSIVGPDGTDHLVDVKTVVEKPFGNLVQFFVRRRAPMARKIMLVAPMSGHYATLLRSTVASLLPDADVYVTDWHNARDIPVSAGKFDVEDYTLYLVDFMRALGPEVNVIAVCQPAPLTLAATAYLAAEDPTAQPRSLTLIGGPIDPDAAATEVTDFGRRVTMGQLEQTAIQRVGFKYKGAGRLVYPGLLQLQSFISMNAERHSKAFAEQIMRAARGESSDHDAHNRFYDEYLAVMDMTAEFYLSTVERIFKNREIARNEFTVNGKKVDIGAITQVAVKTVEGANDDISAPGQCVAALDLLTGLPDSKKASHLEPGAGHYGIFAGKSWRLNIRPLVLNFIDANAEPPKVRKPKVSLASSQ
- the phaC gene encoding class I poly(R)-hydroxyalkanoic acid synthase → MTTEENDAGERLVRLNENLAKVEELSARLVSAMAKRKQVDTALNGPSNDVYMKAAAAYMAEMMQNPAKILEHQISYWGKSLKHYVEAQQVLAKGELKAPPDPTPADRRFSNPLWQSHPFFNYLKQQYLMNAAAITEAVGDMETLDPADRRRVEYFTRQIVDMFAPTNFLGTNPDALEKAVETDGESLVKGLENLVHDIENNSGDLVVTLADPEAFQVGQNIATTPGAVVYRNRMFELIQYTPTTEKVYQTPLLFFPPWINKFYILDMKPASSLIKWMVEQGFTVFVVSWVNPDASYADVGLDDYIRDGYLRAMAEVRRITGEAQINCVGYCIAGTTLSLTLGHLEKAGDTSVKSATLFTTLTDFSDPGEVGVFLNDDFVDGIERQSAQDGILSRFFMSRTFSFLRSNDLIYQPAIKSYMMGEAPPAFDLLYWNGDGTNLPAKMAVEYLRGLCQSDRFATIGFPVFGRPIHLSDVKLPLCAIACETDHIAHWRGSFNGVKQMGSKDKTFILAESGHIAGIINPPSKGKYGHYTSDAPLAGAPEDWKATATYTKGSWWPRWAEWLAKQSGKKIKARAPGDSGAEILAPAPGTYVTSVPSG
- a CDS encoding Phasin, whose protein sequence is MTKTPDLTKVMQDMMASFPVDSSAMQNAFKTQAAMAEKLSKVALEAAEKSTEITAKWTKDTLAKLSDVSKAKTEPTDYTKSVTDFASAAAEMAAENMAAFAEVAKKVQMETVELMLAAGKDISEDATAAVKKATSEVTTAAKKAAAAAK
- the phaR gene encoding polyhydroxyalkanoate synthesis repressor PhaR, whose amino-acid sequence is MADTDKPLLIKRYASRRLYNTETSDYVTLEDIAGFIRAGREVQIVDLKSGDDLTRQYLLQIVAEHESKGENVLPIGVLTDLVRSYTTEIQSVVPQFLAASFEMLRDGQSKMMENISSIPNPMAAMPGFEAMRKQQEVFMQAFMGGLPGWTGAPHGKEEPAAEAGSKDEELAQIKRQLAELQKKLSKL
- a CDS encoding LysR family transcriptional regulator, with protein sequence MSEGQGRVTLWGIEVFLATAEEGAISAAARRLGVSPSAVSQQLSSLEAALGTTLLDRSARPMTMTPAGTMFRRHAQVILNAEAEARAELAQSDLSALTTLRLGMIEDLDAEVTPRLLAELAGELKGCRFLLETGASHHLLERLSTRALDIVVAADATLDMSEGWREVHPLLAEPFLAIAPKGVGDFADLPLIHYTSRHLMGRQIAAHLARQNIRIGTKFELDSYTPILAMVAAGAGWTILTPLALHQAARFRGAVDLRPLPFEPLGRTLSLHARAGVLRDMPGEVAARLRRLLQAQVVDPAQATWPWLGSALKVL